The proteins below are encoded in one region of Aequorivita iocasae:
- a CDS encoding DUF932 domain-containing protein, which yields MYLQNLQQDEIFVSNEMKSLRSITQMESRRGLENAIISNGKIVNVVSNSYGHIPNQLFFKKAEEMLTDAQLNFHKRTINKNDRSFITDFIIDDKSQFTVKNHKDLILPMLRFKNSYDGSEKTSGHFGFYRKVCSNGLHVSQAEIEFSIKHSKNNTHLIMPRLSNLFDKFLDNEFYTITKKFDKMKEFKIIDTQEFVKAILDRTKLFRYECSDKNSDPSKKSREVIEILNYEALLLNEEPNLWLGYNAFNAVLHHTLKKTFTQQERLDKKLFDEIYEMA from the coding sequence ATGTATTTACAAAATTTACAACAAGATGAAATCTTCGTTTCCAATGAAATGAAGTCTTTGAGAAGTATAACTCAAATGGAATCCAGAAGAGGGCTTGAAAACGCCATAATTTCCAATGGTAAAATTGTCAATGTAGTCTCGAACAGCTATGGCCACATTCCAAATCAATTGTTCTTCAAGAAAGCTGAAGAAATGCTGACCGATGCACAATTGAACTTCCATAAACGCACCATCAACAAAAATGACAGGTCGTTTATTACCGACTTTATCATCGACGACAAAAGCCAGTTTACGGTCAAGAACCATAAGGACTTGATACTGCCGATGCTTCGGTTCAAGAACTCTTATGACGGTAGTGAAAAGACCTCGGGCCACTTCGGGTTTTATAGAAAAGTATGTTCCAACGGCCTGCACGTTTCCCAAGCGGAAATCGAGTTTTCTATCAAGCACAGTAAGAACAATACACACCTGATTATGCCCAGGTTGAGCAATCTGTTCGATAAGTTTCTGGACAATGAATTCTATACCATTACCAAGAAATTCGACAAAATGAAGGAATTTAAAATCATCGATACGCAAGAGTTCGTAAAGGCAATTCTTGACAGGACGAAACTGTTCCGATACGAATGTAGCGACAAGAACAGCGACCCTTCAAAAAAGTCTCGTGAAGTTATTGAGATATTGAACTATGAAGCCTTGTTGCTTAACGAAGAGCCTAATCTCTGGTTAGGCTACAATGCGTTCAATGCAGTATTGCACCATACGTTGAAGAAAACTTTTACCCAACAGGAAAGGTTGGATAAAAAGCTGTTTGATGAAATATATGAAATGGCATAG
- a CDS encoding DUF6577 family protein, whose product MPKIVENKLIEAFKERSSFDRDELFQFYLDFEPHLKESTFSWRIYDLKKKDIIKTIGRGLYVISYKPKYRPVLSDSVLKIASKTNERFEEIQYAIWENQWLNEFTLHQVSNQMIVVEVEKEFTESLYYYLNDSLKMDFFLNPDDKEIEFYISESAVPVVIKRLVTRAPISKLKDKKNVVPVATLEKIMVDLFADENLYHFYQGSELINIYEKILERYSINFTKLFSYAKRRKKEQEIKQFMNNHIPNILEDIIND is encoded by the coding sequence ATGCCAAAAATTGTAGAAAATAAGCTTATAGAAGCATTTAAGGAGCGAAGTTCCTTTGATAGGGACGAACTATTTCAGTTCTATTTGGACTTTGAACCGCATTTGAAGGAAAGTACATTTAGTTGGCGCATTTACGACCTGAAGAAAAAAGACATCATCAAAACTATTGGTCGTGGATTGTATGTTATATCCTATAAACCCAAGTATAGACCAGTACTGTCTGATAGTGTTCTAAAAATAGCAAGTAAGACCAATGAACGGTTTGAGGAAATCCAATATGCTATATGGGAAAACCAATGGCTAAATGAATTTACTCTGCATCAAGTATCCAATCAAATGATTGTAGTAGAAGTGGAAAAAGAATTTACAGAATCACTATACTATTATCTAAATGATTCCTTGAAAATGGATTTTTTCTTGAATCCCGATGACAAGGAAATTGAATTCTACATTTCCGAGAGTGCTGTCCCCGTGGTCATAAAACGTCTCGTCACAAGAGCACCGATAAGTAAATTGAAAGATAAAAAAAATGTAGTTCCAGTCGCCACGCTTGAAAAAATAATGGTGGACTTGTTTGCCGATGAAAACCTGTACCATTTTTACCAAGGCTCTGAACTCATAAATATTTATGAAAAGATACTTGAGCGATACAGTATTAATTTCACAAAGCTCTTTAGCTATGCGAAAAGACGAAAGAAAGAACAGGAAATCAAGCAATTTATGAATAACCACATACCAAATATTTTAGAGGACATAATCAATGATTGA
- a CDS encoding nucleotidyl transferase AbiEii/AbiGii toxin family protein — MIENKSFTKEWLDIFRAKKEHKGINVTILEKMVHAFSLLEHLKIEGLNFVFKGGTSLVLLLEEGNRFSIDIDIISSLKRDALEKILDTVVANSHFKSHTLNERRSYKEGVPKAHYTFEFDSVYNPNVPGTILLDILFDSPHYPELIESSIEIPWLSVNEPIISITTPSVNSICGDKLTAFAPETIGIPYYKQDQLFAMEICKQLFDLGKLFENITDISIVKKSFSSFAKAELSYRSSDENFNKRNLTETEVLWDSINTCAIISKRERNSTAETKKKFEDLNRGIRSFGSAFLMTGHFRIEEAMAASARVAYLNAILLQPKIIDIEYYEGQDISELTIEKADWAYLNKLKRQPDKSIFYYWYKAVELL, encoded by the coding sequence ATGATTGAAAACAAAAGCTTCACAAAAGAGTGGCTGGATATTTTCCGAGCAAAAAAAGAACACAAAGGCATTAATGTGACCATTTTGGAAAAAATGGTTCACGCATTTTCTTTATTAGAACATCTAAAAATAGAAGGACTTAATTTTGTCTTTAAAGGCGGCACTTCACTCGTGCTTTTACTTGAAGAAGGCAATCGGTTTTCAATAGATATCGACATCATTTCAAGTCTAAAACGTGACGCATTGGAAAAAATCCTTGATACAGTTGTTGCCAACTCACATTTTAAAAGCCACACTTTGAATGAACGCAGAAGCTACAAAGAAGGCGTGCCAAAGGCACATTATACTTTTGAATTTGATTCGGTTTACAACCCAAACGTTCCAGGAACCATTCTGTTGGATATTCTTTTTGACAGCCCGCATTATCCAGAGCTCATAGAATCTTCCATTGAAATTCCTTGGCTATCGGTTAATGAGCCTATAATATCAATTACCACACCTTCGGTAAATTCCATCTGTGGCGATAAGCTTACTGCTTTTGCACCAGAAACTATCGGTATTCCATATTACAAACAAGACCAGCTTTTTGCAATGGAAATCTGCAAGCAGTTGTTTGATTTAGGTAAACTATTTGAAAACATTACCGATATAAGCATAGTGAAGAAAAGCTTTTCCTCTTTCGCGAAAGCTGAACTATCCTATAGAAGTTCTGATGAAAATTTCAACAAAAGAAATCTTACGGAAACAGAGGTGCTGTGGGATTCCATAAACACTTGTGCTATAATTTCAAAAAGGGAACGAAATTCCACCGCTGAAACAAAAAAGAAATTTGAAGATTTAAACCGTGGTATTCGCAGTTTTGGTAGTGCATTTCTAATGACGGGACATTTTAGGATAGAAGAAGCAATGGCAGCTTCGGCCAGAGTTGCTTATTTGAATGCAATCTTATTGCAACCAAAAATTATAGACATTGAATATTATGAGGGACAAGATATAAGCGAGCTTACTATTGAAAAAGCAGATTGGGCATACCTGAATAAATTGAAACGCCAGCCGGATAAGTCCATATTTTATTATTGGTACAAGGCGGTGGAATTGTTATAA
- a CDS encoding single-stranded DNA-binding protein, translated as MSTLKNHVQLIGNVGQEPTITNLESGKKVARFSLATNEYYKDAKGEKQTETNWHTVVAWGKTAEIIEKFVGKGKEVGVTGKLKSRSYEDKEGIKRFVTEIEANEILLLGSKNDK; from the coding sequence ATGAGTACTTTAAAAAATCACGTACAGTTAATCGGAAACGTTGGACAAGAGCCAACCATTACAAACCTTGAAAGCGGTAAAAAAGTAGCCCGTTTTTCACTCGCTACTAATGAGTATTACAAGGATGCCAAAGGCGAAAAACAAACAGAAACCAATTGGCATACCGTTGTGGCTTGGGGCAAGACTGCCGAAATTATCGAAAAATTTGTAGGTAAAGGCAAGGAAGTAGGTGTTACGGGAAAATTGAAATCCCGAAGCTACGAGGACAAAGAGGGTATCAAGCGATTTGTTACCGAAATCGAAGCAAATGAAATCCTTTTACTTGGAAGTAAAAATGACAAGTAA
- a CDS encoding single-stranded DNA-binding protein, producing the protein MKTIKNHVQLIGNFGQDPQVTNLENGKIVAQFSMATNENYEDSKGQKQSETHWHSIVAWGKLASIIEKYAVVGKQIAIAGKLAQRSYETKEGEKRYYTEVVAREILLVGSKNGK; encoded by the coding sequence ATGAAAACTATTAAAAATCACGTTCAGTTAATCGGGAACTTTGGGCAAGACCCACAGGTTACAAATCTTGAAAACGGAAAAATTGTGGCGCAGTTCTCAATGGCTACAAATGAAAATTACGAAGACTCAAAAGGGCAGAAGCAATCGGAAACCCATTGGCATAGTATTGTGGCTTGGGGAAAACTTGCTTCAATCATTGAGAAATATGCAGTAGTAGGAAAACAAATTGCCATTGCGGGCAAATTGGCGCAACGCTCTTATGAAACCAAGGAAGGCGAAAAACGATACTATACCGAAGTTGTAGCAAGGGAAATTCTTTTGGTCGGGTCTAAAAATGGTAAGTAA
- a CDS encoding DUF6876 family protein: MKAQVNEIKEGLQHFHGTEMFYQIPLLRTRFTDGLKYLANVADCFWLITDTSVIAKSLMNRSEFVTIDFKRLPEDEQVVTGYEAEIIYTDGNDNVLEKHGYRATHFPLDELRLFFVNDTLMLPSEY; the protein is encoded by the coding sequence ATGAAAGCACAAGTTAACGAAATAAAAGAAGGATTGCAACATTTTCACGGTACGGAAATGTTCTATCAAATCCCATTATTAAGAACACGTTTTACAGACGGACTAAAATATCTTGCTAATGTAGCAGATTGTTTTTGGCTCATTACGGACACTTCCGTAATTGCAAAAAGTCTGATGAACCGAAGCGAATTTGTTACCATCGACTTTAAAAGATTACCCGAAGATGAACAAGTCGTTACAGGCTACGAAGCTGAAATTATTTATACCGATGGCAACGATAATGTTCTGGAAAAACACGGCTATCGGGCAACCCATTTTCCGCTCGATGAATTGCGTTTATTTTTTGTAAATGATACGCTGATGTTACCAAGCGAATACTAA
- a CDS encoding BfmA/BtgA family mobilization protein translates to MDSFITIRFKRKTAKRFQEFSKTHFKTHTEAMENILDFFFYNEISPKEKLGPTGRTIEAKLLKRINAVIAIMRDVEKTQTKPTVAMIQSLFETEQPNKKPLILEKKYAEEKKEVRFREKQNPSNQL, encoded by the coding sequence ATGGATTCATTCATCACCATCAGGTTCAAAAGGAAAACTGCCAAACGTTTTCAGGAATTTTCAAAGACACACTTCAAGACCCATACCGAAGCAATGGAAAATATTCTTGATTTTTTCTTCTATAACGAGATATCCCCAAAGGAAAAATTGGGTCCGACAGGGCGAACCATCGAAGCCAAACTATTAAAAAGAATCAATGCAGTAATCGCTATAATGAGGGATGTTGAAAAGACCCAAACCAAGCCCACGGTCGCAATGATTCAATCCCTTTTTGAGACAGAACAGCCAAACAAAAAACCGCTGATTTTGGAAAAGAAATATGCCGAAGAAAAAAAGGAAGTACGCTTCCGTGAAAAACAAAATCCAAGTAACCAACTGTAA
- the mobB gene encoding MobB family relaxase, translating to MYITISPQKIGGNYSKSSADFVGYLEKENQGLEQQDMEHFFNQYGDEISAEEVVKEIDGNTAKLEKHEPRFYSITVSPSKYELKRLQNHSEDLQKYTREIMKDYVASFNREINGRPITIDDIKYYAKIEHQRAFKGTDFQIKENQPYATKILQLKTEIRNVQDGRAEGNVKKLEKEIGKLEREAPHQQNGKRIVQGMPKAGNQSHIHIIVSRKDASNKFSLSPGSKYKASDVELNGKTVKRGFDRDGFFTKAEKTFDKTFDYQRNFAETYKARKDFIKNPKIYFASLMKLPTNEKALAFKIMGKSGIPMMPSIPVTQAQLAMKIFNSLRRGAEVAIKSSSIGI from the coding sequence ATGTATATTACAATCTCACCTCAAAAAATAGGAGGTAATTATTCTAAAAGTTCGGCTGATTTTGTTGGCTATCTGGAGAAGGAAAACCAAGGATTGGAACAACAGGATATGGAGCATTTTTTTAACCAATATGGCGACGAGATTTCAGCAGAGGAAGTGGTCAAGGAAATTGATGGCAATACGGCAAAACTCGAAAAGCACGAACCACGGTTTTATTCCATTACCGTAAGCCCATCTAAATACGAACTGAAACGGTTGCAGAACCATAGTGAGGATTTGCAAAAATACACCCGTGAGATTATGAAGGATTATGTGGCTTCATTTAATCGCGAAATCAATGGGCGACCCATTACAATCGATGATATAAAATACTATGCTAAAATTGAACACCAAAGAGCCTTTAAAGGAACGGACTTTCAGATAAAAGAAAACCAACCGTATGCCACAAAAATACTTCAACTAAAAACTGAAATCCGAAATGTGCAAGATGGACGAGCAGAAGGGAATGTGAAAAAATTGGAAAAAGAAATAGGGAAACTCGAAAGAGAAGCCCCACACCAACAGAACGGAAAACGAATCGTACAAGGAATGCCAAAAGCAGGAAACCAAAGTCATATCCATATAATTGTGAGCCGTAAGGATGCTTCCAATAAATTCAGCTTGTCCCCAGGAAGTAAGTACAAAGCTTCCGATGTTGAATTAAATGGTAAAACGGTAAAACGGGGATTTGACAGAGATGGATTTTTTACAAAAGCAGAAAAGACTTTTGACAAGACTTTTGACTATCAAAGGAACTTCGCCGAAACCTATAAAGCAAGAAAGGATTTCATCAAGAATCCGAAAATCTATTTTGCTTCATTAATGAAACTGCCCACCAACGAAAAAGCATTGGCGTTCAAAATAATGGGGAAAAGTGGCATCCCGATGATGCCGAGTATTCCTGTTACACAGGCACAATTGGCGATGAAAATTTTTAATAGTCTACGACGTGGTGCGGAAGTAGCCATTAAATCGAGTTCCATCGGAATCTAA
- a CDS encoding type IV secretory system conjugative DNA transfer family protein, translated as MQMDNLVTVLFIIGLASSVFYGIFRISRYAFVVNFLLIGALVYYLNEQLPLVQVALYLVCPLILINIGMYVFLHKTDEPKSGNAKYQVNFATTKGNFKLDNIKRGASIIGSAGSGKTESVVYGFLKHFEKEGFCGIIHDYKDFELTEIAYPLFKDGDIPFKVISFDKIIHRVNPIAPRYLENEESVNEVSRVLIENLLEQRESGTTGTTKFFNDAAEGLIGGLIWKLKTTYPQFCTLPHLIAVYQYLDTESLIRFLETNTTSRAMADAFISGKDSERQTAGVKSTLANALKRISTQRIFMALSADEVPLNINSPENPCVISIVNNPKFETSYSPVIATIIHTITKQMSIRNSKPSFLLMEEAPTIRLLNMHRIPATLRSYNISTIYVMQDKIQNDMMYGDKASKAILSNLSYQFFGKVNDPDTAKYYERFFEIIKDPTKSISRGHNLDFDTRITTGEKEIPKIRADVFFRLKQGEFITYADGKDKKIQFKLANIKREFPQESKQYSQFDLEANFERVYEEAQSIFG; from the coding sequence ATGCAAATGGACAATCTCGTAACTGTACTTTTTATTATTGGTTTGGCCAGTAGTGTTTTCTATGGAATATTTCGGATAAGCAGATATGCATTTGTCGTCAATTTTCTGTTGATTGGCGCACTTGTATATTATTTAAATGAACAATTACCATTGGTGCAAGTAGCACTTTACTTGGTTTGTCCTCTGATATTAATTAATATAGGAATGTATGTATTCTTGCATAAAACGGACGAGCCTAAAAGTGGAAATGCCAAATATCAGGTCAACTTTGCCACTACAAAAGGTAACTTCAAACTGGATAACATCAAACGTGGTGCATCTATAATCGGTTCTGCGGGAAGTGGAAAGACCGAAAGTGTAGTCTATGGTTTTTTGAAACACTTCGAAAAAGAAGGGTTTTGCGGTATTATTCACGATTACAAAGATTTTGAACTGACCGAAATAGCTTATCCACTCTTTAAGGATGGCGATATCCCTTTTAAGGTCATTTCCTTCGATAAAATCATCCATAGGGTAAATCCTATTGCGCCACGCTATTTAGAGAACGAGGAAAGCGTAAATGAGGTTTCAAGGGTATTAATTGAAAACCTTTTAGAACAAAGGGAATCAGGAACAACCGGAACAACTAAATTTTTCAATGATGCTGCGGAAGGCTTGATTGGTGGATTGATTTGGAAATTGAAAACGACCTATCCACAATTCTGTACCCTTCCACACTTAATTGCGGTTTATCAATATTTGGACACGGAAAGCCTTATCCGATTTTTGGAAACCAATACGACATCGAGGGCAATGGCAGATGCTTTTATTAGTGGAAAGGATTCTGAAAGACAGACCGCAGGAGTAAAAAGCACCTTGGCCAATGCTTTGAAACGAATTAGTACACAGCGCATTTTTATGGCGTTGTCTGCGGACGAAGTTCCTTTAAATATAAATAGTCCAGAAAACCCCTGTGTGATTTCAATAGTGAACAATCCAAAATTTGAAACATCTTATTCGCCTGTAATAGCGACCATCATTCATACGATTACAAAGCAAATGAGCATTCGGAATTCTAAACCATCTTTTCTATTGATGGAAGAAGCACCAACCATTCGTTTATTGAATATGCATCGTATTCCTGCGACACTTCGAAGCTATAATATTTCTACGATTTATGTGATGCAGGACAAAATACAAAATGATATGATGTATGGGGACAAGGCAAGCAAAGCGATTTTAAGCAATCTATCCTATCAATTTTTCGGTAAAGTCAATGACCCAGACACCGCAAAATATTACGAACGGTTTTTTGAAATTATTAAGGATCCTACCAAAAGTATAAGTCGTGGGCATAATCTCGATTTTGATACTCGAATTACAACTGGAGAAAAAGAAATACCAAAAATTAGGGCAGATGTCTTTTTCAGATTGAAACAAGGCGAATTTATAACCTATGCAGATGGAAAGGATAAAAAGATACAGTTCAAGTTAGCCAATATTAAAAGAGAGTTTCCGCAAGAATCGAAGCAGTATTCTCAGTTTGATTTGGAAGCTAATTTTGAACGGGTTTATGAGGAGGCGCAGTCGATATTTGGGTAA
- a CDS encoding AAA family ATPase, producing MSQFDYIKEIAKYGLENDQERLLTVINELVEHSKKTKKVNFAIQLQSILKESMRQQSTNNLTKVGSDSYYQRLDDRDIQDLILEKITSDYSLENIVADDVVMGELKHFIEEHDKIELLQRFNLPVSNKLLLHGPSGCGKTLASYVIAGELNKMMVVVNLGAIVSSKLGETSKNLSKIFKKAALEDCIIFIDEFDSLGKIRDYSQDHGEMKRVVNTILQLFDYLPQSSIVIAATNQKEMLDSALTRRFDNIIGFSLPNTQQIKNLVELTLSKSGFLFSNKSEATKIMKMCEGLSYYSIQKTLLTALKRSLFKHSDRDIKSITKIDSHIWKSLVIAEKKSLDINA from the coding sequence TTGAGCCAATTTGATTACATAAAAGAAATAGCGAAGTATGGTTTGGAAAACGACCAGGAACGCTTATTGACTGTAATCAACGAGCTCGTTGAGCATTCTAAAAAGACTAAAAAAGTGAATTTTGCAATTCAATTGCAATCTATCCTTAAAGAGTCTATGCGACAACAGAGCACTAATAATTTGACTAAAGTTGGTTCTGATTCTTATTATCAGCGTCTTGATGATCGTGACATTCAAGATTTAATTCTTGAAAAAATCACTTCAGATTATTCTTTAGAAAACATTGTTGCAGATGATGTCGTAATGGGAGAACTAAAACACTTTATTGAAGAACACGATAAAATTGAATTGCTTCAAAGATTCAATCTTCCCGTTTCAAATAAATTACTTTTGCACGGACCTTCTGGTTGTGGTAAAACACTAGCCTCTTACGTGATTGCCGGCGAACTCAATAAAATGATGGTAGTTGTTAATTTGGGAGCAATCGTCTCTTCTAAATTAGGCGAAACAAGTAAAAATCTTTCTAAAATATTTAAAAAGGCAGCTCTTGAAGACTGTATTATTTTTATTGATGAATTTGATAGTTTAGGAAAAATCCGTGATTATAGTCAAGACCACGGCGAAATGAAGCGTGTGGTCAATACTATCCTTCAGTTATTTGATTATTTACCTCAAAGCAGTATTGTTATTGCTGCCACGAATCAAAAAGAAATGTTAGATTCAGCTCTGACGAGAAGATTTGATAATATAATAGGATTTTCTTTACCCAACACACAACAAATTAAAAACCTGGTTGAACTAACATTAAGTAAGAGTGGGTTTTTATTCAGTAACAAGAGTGAGGCAACTAAAATTATGAAGATGTGCGAAGGCTTGTCCTATTACAGTATTCAGAAAACACTGCTCACTGCATTGAAGAGAAGTCTGTTTAAGCATAGTGATAGAGATATAAAGTCAATTACTAAAATTGATAGCCATATTTGGAAATCTCTTGTTATTGCAGAAAAGAAATCACTTGACATAAACGCTTAA